In the Mastacembelus armatus chromosome 17, fMasArm1.2, whole genome shotgun sequence genome, one interval contains:
- the ranbp9 gene encoding ran-binding protein 9 isoform X2 — MSGQPSGCGFLMSVVVHGDSALNEQEKELNQRLRRLYPAVNENETPLPRSWSPKDKFSYIGLSQNNLRVHYKGHGKTPKDAASVRATHPIPAACGVYYFEVKIISKGRDGYMGIGLSAQGVNMNRLPGWDKHSYGYHGDDGHSFCSSGTGQPYGPTFTTGDVIGCCVNLINNTCFYTKNGHSLGIAFTDLPPNLYPTVGLQTPGEVVDANFGQHPFVFDIEDYMREWRTKIQAQIDRFPTGEREGEWQSMIQKMVASYLVHHSYCATAEAFAKSTNQAVHEELASIKNRQKIQKLVLSGRMGEAIETTQQLYPNLLERNPDLLFMLKVRQFIEMVNGTDSEVRCLGGRSPKSQDSYPGSPRPFSSPNHKGSNSQPYLTGFDSNCCNGVTSNKSHSSSPHSHKPCPPGSGSTPPASDISLNGSRSQQPLSSNDVDMEVDHFTNGVTESASNGFLNGSSKHATEPDDCDADMEVESTQSKRQLCGGSQAAIERMIHFGRELQSMSEHLRRECGKNSTNKKMLKDAFSLLAYSDPWNSPVGYQLDAIQREPVCSTLNSAILETHNLPKQPPLAQAVGQAAQCLALMARTGSGSCAFASVDDYLH, encoded by the exons ATGTCTGGACAGCCGTCCGGCTGTGGGTTTCTGATGTCGGTTGTCGTCCACGGAGACTCGGCTCTGAACGAGCAGGAAAAGGAGCTCAACCAGCGGCTGCGGCGGCTCTATCCAGCCGTTAATGAAAACGAGACTCCGCTTCCTCGATCCTGGAGTCCGAAGGACAAGTTCAGCTACATCGGACTGTCTCAGAACAACCTCCGTGTACACTATAAAG GTCATGGCAAAACCCCTAAAGATGCAGCGTCTGTACGGGCTACCCACCCCATCCCAGCCGCCTGCGGGGTCTACTACTTCGAGGTGAAGATCATCAGTAAAGGCCGAGATGG GTACATGGGCATCGGCCTCTCAGCTCAGGGTGTAAACATGAACAGACTCCCTG GTTGGGACAAGCACTCATATGGTTACCACGGAGACGACGGCCACTCCTTCTGCTCGTCTGGCACCGGGCAACCCTACGGACCCACGTTTACAACAGGCGACGTGATTGGCTGCTGCGTTAACCTCATTAACAACACCTGCTTCTACACGAAAAACGGCCACAGCCTAG GTATTGCCTTCACAGACCTTCCA ccAAACTTGTACCCGACTGTGGGTCTTCAGACTCCAGGGGAGGTGGTGGACGCAAACTTTGGCCAGCACCCCTTCGTGTTTGACATTGAAGACTATATGCGTGAGTGGAGGACAAAGATCCAAGCCCAGATCGACCGCTTCCCCACTGGAGAGCGTGAGGGCGAGTGGCAGTCCATGATCCAGAA GATGGTGGCTTCCTATCTGGTGCACCACAGCTATTGTGCCACAGCTGAAGCCTTTGCCAAATCCACCAACCAGGCCGTGCACGAGGAGCTGGCCTCCATCAAAAATCGACAGA AAATCCAAAAGCTGGTGTTGTCAGGTCGAATGGGTGAGGCCATTGAAACCACCCAGCAGCTCTACCCCAACCTCCTGGAGAGGAACCCAGACCTTCTGTTCATGCTCAA GGTGAGACAGTTTATAGAGATGGTGAATGGGACGGACAGTGAGGTCAGGTGTCTGGGAGGTCGCAGCCCAAAGTCTCAGGACAGTTATCCCGGCTCCCCCCGGCCCTTCAGCAGCCCCAACCACAAAGGCAGCAACTCCCAGCCCTACCTCACAG GGTTCGACAGTAACTGCTGTAATGGCGTGACGTCTAATAAGAGCCACAGCTCGTCCCCCCACAGTCACAAGCCCTGCCCCCCAGGCTCTGGCTCCACCCCCCCAGCGTCAGACATTAGCCTCAACGGGAGCCGCAGCCAGCAGCCCTTAAGCAG TAATGATGTGGATATGGAGGTCGACCACTTCACCAATGGAGTGACAGAATCAGCCTCTAATGGTTTCCTCAACGGCAGTTCTAAACACGCCACCGAGCCCGACGACTGTGACGCAGATATGG AGGTGGAGTCCACTCAGTCCAAGAGGCAGCTGTGCGGCGGCAGCCAGGCGGCCATCGAGAGAATGATCCATTTCGGCAGGGAGCTCCAGAGCATGAGCGAACACCTCCGCCGCGAGTGTGGCAAGAACTCGACCAACAAGAAGATGCTCAAG GATGCATTCAGCCTGCTGGCCTACTCAGACCCCTGGAACAGCCCCGTCGGCTACCAGCTGGACGCCATTCAGAGAGAGCCGGTCTGCTCCACGCTCAACAGTGCAATATTAG aAACTCACAACCTGCCCAAGCAGCCCCCCCTGGCCCAGGCTGTGGGTCAGGCCGCCCAGTGCCTCGCTCTCATGGCACGGACTGGCAGCGGCTCCTGCGCCTTCGCCTCTGTGGACGATTATCTGCACTAG
- the ranbp9 gene encoding ran-binding protein 9 isoform X1: MSGQPSGCGFLMSVVVHGDSALNEQEKELNQRLRRLYPAVNENETPLPRSWSPKDKFSYIGLSQNNLRVHYKGHGKTPKDAASVRATHPIPAACGVYYFEVKIISKGRDGYMGIGLSAQGVNMNRLPGWDKHSYGYHGDDGHSFCSSGTGQPYGPTFTTGDVIGCCVNLINNTCFYTKNGHSLGIAFTDLPQPNLYPTVGLQTPGEVVDANFGQHPFVFDIEDYMREWRTKIQAQIDRFPTGEREGEWQSMIQKMVASYLVHHSYCATAEAFAKSTNQAVHEELASIKNRQKIQKLVLSGRMGEAIETTQQLYPNLLERNPDLLFMLKVRQFIEMVNGTDSEVRCLGGRSPKSQDSYPGSPRPFSSPNHKGSNSQPYLTGFDSNCCNGVTSNKSHSSSPHSHKPCPPGSGSTPPASDISLNGSRSQQPLSSNDVDMEVDHFTNGVTESASNGFLNGSSKHATEPDDCDADMEVESTQSKRQLCGGSQAAIERMIHFGRELQSMSEHLRRECGKNSTNKKMLKDAFSLLAYSDPWNSPVGYQLDAIQREPVCSTLNSAILETHNLPKQPPLAQAVGQAAQCLALMARTGSGSCAFASVDDYLH; the protein is encoded by the exons ATGTCTGGACAGCCGTCCGGCTGTGGGTTTCTGATGTCGGTTGTCGTCCACGGAGACTCGGCTCTGAACGAGCAGGAAAAGGAGCTCAACCAGCGGCTGCGGCGGCTCTATCCAGCCGTTAATGAAAACGAGACTCCGCTTCCTCGATCCTGGAGTCCGAAGGACAAGTTCAGCTACATCGGACTGTCTCAGAACAACCTCCGTGTACACTATAAAG GTCATGGCAAAACCCCTAAAGATGCAGCGTCTGTACGGGCTACCCACCCCATCCCAGCCGCCTGCGGGGTCTACTACTTCGAGGTGAAGATCATCAGTAAAGGCCGAGATGG GTACATGGGCATCGGCCTCTCAGCTCAGGGTGTAAACATGAACAGACTCCCTG GTTGGGACAAGCACTCATATGGTTACCACGGAGACGACGGCCACTCCTTCTGCTCGTCTGGCACCGGGCAACCCTACGGACCCACGTTTACAACAGGCGACGTGATTGGCTGCTGCGTTAACCTCATTAACAACACCTGCTTCTACACGAAAAACGGCCACAGCCTAG GTATTGCCTTCACAGACCTTCCA cagccAAACTTGTACCCGACTGTGGGTCTTCAGACTCCAGGGGAGGTGGTGGACGCAAACTTTGGCCAGCACCCCTTCGTGTTTGACATTGAAGACTATATGCGTGAGTGGAGGACAAAGATCCAAGCCCAGATCGACCGCTTCCCCACTGGAGAGCGTGAGGGCGAGTGGCAGTCCATGATCCAGAA GATGGTGGCTTCCTATCTGGTGCACCACAGCTATTGTGCCACAGCTGAAGCCTTTGCCAAATCCACCAACCAGGCCGTGCACGAGGAGCTGGCCTCCATCAAAAATCGACAGA AAATCCAAAAGCTGGTGTTGTCAGGTCGAATGGGTGAGGCCATTGAAACCACCCAGCAGCTCTACCCCAACCTCCTGGAGAGGAACCCAGACCTTCTGTTCATGCTCAA GGTGAGACAGTTTATAGAGATGGTGAATGGGACGGACAGTGAGGTCAGGTGTCTGGGAGGTCGCAGCCCAAAGTCTCAGGACAGTTATCCCGGCTCCCCCCGGCCCTTCAGCAGCCCCAACCACAAAGGCAGCAACTCCCAGCCCTACCTCACAG GGTTCGACAGTAACTGCTGTAATGGCGTGACGTCTAATAAGAGCCACAGCTCGTCCCCCCACAGTCACAAGCCCTGCCCCCCAGGCTCTGGCTCCACCCCCCCAGCGTCAGACATTAGCCTCAACGGGAGCCGCAGCCAGCAGCCCTTAAGCAG TAATGATGTGGATATGGAGGTCGACCACTTCACCAATGGAGTGACAGAATCAGCCTCTAATGGTTTCCTCAACGGCAGTTCTAAACACGCCACCGAGCCCGACGACTGTGACGCAGATATGG AGGTGGAGTCCACTCAGTCCAAGAGGCAGCTGTGCGGCGGCAGCCAGGCGGCCATCGAGAGAATGATCCATTTCGGCAGGGAGCTCCAGAGCATGAGCGAACACCTCCGCCGCGAGTGTGGCAAGAACTCGACCAACAAGAAGATGCTCAAG GATGCATTCAGCCTGCTGGCCTACTCAGACCCCTGGAACAGCCCCGTCGGCTACCAGCTGGACGCCATTCAGAGAGAGCCGGTCTGCTCCACGCTCAACAGTGCAATATTAG aAACTCACAACCTGCCCAAGCAGCCCCCCCTGGCCCAGGCTGTGGGTCAGGCCGCCCAGTGCCTCGCTCTCATGGCACGGACTGGCAGCGGCTCCTGCGCCTTCGCCTCTGTGGACGATTATCTGCACTAG
- the rnf182 gene encoding E3 ubiquitin-protein ligase RNF182 encodes MIDLQSAEDGSGGGGGSHMDVLSTEEMECKICYCAYSLGSRRPKVLECCHRLCAKCLAKILDLGESPSNAVVCPFCRYVTRLSGEAVSNLPDDYNLVAALAFQSRNQRNLHIHQEATMELVLNPRHLSSLMSSNPPVTSPSSSSSTSSSTTYSSIRGSPNFVVITIMEPPPASASNQDLHRQARGSHTSNQEYRSSSLDSMASITQRWMVWNCAALLCQTAARVLVWVLGLLYFSSLPMGVYLLIMQRTTLGVLLVSLVPASLIMIMVYGFCQCICHEFWDCMPP; translated from the coding sequence ATGATTGACCTTCAGAGCGCTGAAGATggcagcggcggcggcggtgGTAGTCACATGGACGTACTGAGCACTGAGGAGATGGAGTGTAAGATCTGCTATTGTGCATACAGCCTGGGGAGTCGAAGGCCGAAGGTGCTTGAGTGTTGTCACCGTCTGTGTGCCAAGTGCCTCGCTAAGATCTTGGACCTTGGTGAGTCACCTTCCAACGCTGTGGTGTGCCCCTTCTGCCGTTATGTCACCAGACTGTCAGGGGAAGCAGTGAGCAACCTGCCTGATGACTACAACCTGGTAGCGGCTCTGGCCTTCCAAAGCAGGAACCAGAGGAACCTCCACATCCACCAGGAGGCGACCATGGAGCTGGTCCTCAACCCCAGACACCTGAGCTCATTGATGAGTAGCAACCCACCTGTGACGTCcccatcctcttcctcctccacttcctcctccaccacctacTCTTCCATCAGGGGCTCCCCTAACTTTGTGGTTATCACCATCATGGAGCCTCCACCAGCATCTGCCTCAAACCAGGACCTCCACCGCCAGGCACGTGGATCTCACACATCAAACCAGGAATACCGCTCATCCAGTCTGGACTCCATGGCATCCATCACACAGAGGTGGATGGTGTGGAACTGTGCGGCCCTCCTGTGCCAGACTGCCGCCCGGGTGCTGGTGTGGGTGCTGGGGCTGCTGTATTTCAGCTCACTGCCAATGGGGGTTTACCTGCTCATCATGCAGAGGACAACGCTTGGGGTCCTGCTGGTGAGCCTGGTTCCTGCCAGCCTCATCATGATCATGGTCTACGGGTTCTGCCAGTGTATCTGCCATGAGTTCTGGGACTGCATGCCCCCGTAA
- the retreg1 gene encoding reticulophagy regulator 1 gives MLGSREAGTAGGGDADAGSQGPPGPPGWALGGEEVPPRRAGCRLTGLVSWKQRPFRTSALFAAANAVFWCVACSSVRAYSLVASLLVLMLVTVTGRDIACSRYKGAHLWSSMTASWEIIDSGQDSRSGTGPPLSDSLKVFLQETSAFKQQNPGKFCLLVCSLCTFLAVLGRYIPGIVISYVLVLGVFLWPLISSREVGLWLEPVLQKLDFGIGEFLQKMKENHEKRIIQAEAEKESIESDLSSMFPKLDSTVCKEMSVSDTEVSDVTWTDNGTFNLSEGHTPQTENSEDLDREEVFTGGLPEFPSLDNGMTTNGDDDDDLSLGLPPQQPIKSQLTPHHKDQPADKALELVNQMAGDVITAAVTAAIQQRLEAAVGFTSLSQDSKRSRLPESTRLLELGEESESEVEDFELLDQSELEQLEGELGLGEEKAPVKEEAEEQGDKPTSGFFSKLLRRH, from the exons ATGTTGGGGAGCCGGGAAGCAGGAACTGCGGGCGGCGGGGACGCGGATGCCGGGTCTCAGGGGCCACCGGGGCCACCGGGCTGGGCACTCGGAGGGGAGGAGGTACCGCCCCGCCGTGCAGGGTGTCGTCTCACCGGCCTGGTCAGCTGGAAACAGAGACCGTTCAGGACTTCAGCCCTGTTTGCTGCAGCCAACGCGGTGTTCTG GTGTGTGGCCTGCAGCTCGGTGCGAGCCTACAGCCTCGTGGCGTCGCTGCTGGTTCTGATGCTCGTCACAGTGACCGGCAGAGACATCGCCTGCTCCCGATATAAAG GAGCTCATTTATGGAGCAGCATGACTGCAAG CTGGGAGATCATTGACTCAGGCCAGGACAGCCGGTCCGGGACTGGACCTCCGCTCAGCGACTCCCTCAAAGTCTTCCTCCAGGAGACGTCGGCTTTCAAACAGCAAAACCCAGGCAAG TTTTGCCTGCTGGTTTGCAGTTTGTGCACCTTCCTTGCCGTCTTAGGACGTTACATTCCAGGGATTGTTATCTCATATGTTCTAG TGCTGGGTGTTTTCCTGTGGCCTCTGATTTCTTCTCGTGAGGTTGGTTTGTGGCTGGAGCCAGTTCTGCAGAAACTGGACTTTGGCATTGGGGAGTTTcttcagaaaatgaaagaaaaccatG AGAAGAGGATCATCCAGGCAGAGGCTGAGAAAGAGAGCATCGAGTCAGACCTGTCCTCCATGTTTCCCAAG CTCGACTCCACAGTGTGTAAGGAAATGTCTGTGTCGGACACGGAGGTGTCTGATGTGACGTGGACGGACAACGGCACTTTCAACCTGTCAGAAggacacacaccacagactgaGAACTCAGAGG ACCTCGACAGAGAAGAAGTTTTCACTGGTGGCCTCCCAGAATTCCCTTCACTTGATAATGGCATGACGACCAATGGCGATGACGACGATGACCTCAGCCTCGGCcttcctcctcagcagccaaTTAAATCACAGCTTACACCTCATCATAAAGACCAACCCGCTGACAAAGCCCTGGAGCTGGTCAACCAGATGGCGGGAGACGTCATCACCGCTGCCGTCACAGCCGCCATTCAGCAGAGACTAGAAGCAGCTGTCGGCTTCACGTCGCTGAGCCAAGACTCGAAGAGGTCAAGACTCCCAGAATCCACCAGGCTACTGGAGCTGGGCGAGGAGTCGGAGAGCGAGGTGGAGGACTTTGAGCTGCTGGACCAGTCAGAGCTGGAACAACTAGAAGGAGAGCTGGGTTTGGGAGAGGAGAAGGCCCCGGTCAAAGAAGAGGCTGAGGAACAGGGTGACAAGCCAACCTCTGGTTTCTTCTCCAAACTCCTGAGACGCCACTAA
- the LOC113134599 gene encoding tripartite motif-containing protein 16-like, with translation MAQKGAQLDQETFSCSICLDLLKDPMAVPCGHSYCMTCIKTHWDEEDEKNIYSCPQCRQTFTPRPVLVKNIMLAALVEQLKKTGLQAAPADHCYAGPEDVACDFCTGRKLKALKSCLVCLVSYCEKHLQPHYDVAQLKRHKLMEPCKKLQDNICSRHDEVMKMFCRTDQQSICYLCSVDEHKGHDTVSAAAERTERQRELEGSRQKIQQRIQDRQKDVKVLQQELETINGSADKAVKNSEKIFSELICLLKKRRSDVKQQIRSQQETEGSRVKELQEKLEQEITELKRKDIDLKQLSHTQDHTQFLQNYPSVSALSEPTDSSSINIRPLRYFEDVTAAVSELRDKLQDILREKWTNISLALTEVDVLLPQPEPKTIFGFLQYSQKLTLDPNTANKYMLLSGGNRKAAAMKQQQFYSSHPDSFTRYSQVLSRESLTGRCYWEVEWSGRGVGVAVTYKNISRAGISNECGFGFNDKSWSLYCGEDEYYFWHNNIRTPVSGPRSSRVGVYLDHRAGILSFYSVSKTMTLLHRVQTTFTQPLYAGLWISGFIFAGSSAEICKLK, from the coding sequence ATGGCACAGAAAGGAGCTCAGCTGGACCAGGAAACCTTTTCTTGTTCAATCTGTCTGGATCTATTGAAGGATCCGATGGCTGttccctgtggacacagctaCTGCATGACCTGTATTAAAACTCActgggatgaagaggatgagaagaatatctacagctgccctcagtgtAGGCAGACCTTCACACCGAGGCCTGTCCTGGTGAAAAACATCATGTTAGCAGCTTtagtggagcagctgaagaagactggactccaagctgctcctgctgatcactgctatgctggacctgaagatgtggcctgtgatttctgcactgggagaaaactgaaagccctcaagtcctgtctggtgtgtctggtgtcttactgtgagaaacacctccagcctcattaTGATGTAGCTCAGTTAAAGAGACACAAGCTGATGGAGCCCTGCAAGAAGCTCCAGGACAACATCTGCTCTCGTCACGatgaggtgatgaagatgttctgccgcactgatcagcagagtatctgttatctctgctctgtggacgaacataaaggccacgacacagtctcagctgcagcagaaaggactgagaggcagagagagctcgAGGGGAGTcgacagaaaatccagcagagaatccaggacagacagaaagatgtgaaggtgcttcagcaggagctggagaccatcaatggctctgctgataaagcagtGAAGAACAGTGAGAAGATCTTCAGTGAGCTGATCTGTCTCCTGAAGAAAAGACGCtctgatgtgaagcagcagatcagatcccagcaggaaactgaagggaGTCGAGTCAAAGAgcttcaggagaagctggagcaggagatcactgagctgaagaggaaagacattgatctgaagcagctctcacacacacaggatcacacccagtttctacagaactacccctcagtgtcagctctcagtgaacctacagactcatccagcatcaatatccgtcctctgagatactttgaggacgtgacagcagctgtgtcagagctcagagataaactacaggacattctgagggagaaatggacaaacatctcactggctctgactgaagtggatgttttactgCCACAACCAGAGCCCAAGACCATATTTGGATTCTTACAATATTCACAGAAACtcacactggatccaaacacagcaaacaaatacaTGTTATTATCTGggggaaacagaaaagcagcagcaatgAAACAACAACAGTTTTATTCCAGTCACCCAGACAGCTTCACTCGTTACTCTCAGGTCCTGAGTAGAGAGAGTCTGACTGGAcgttgttactgggaggtggagtggagcgGGAGAGGAGTTGGTGtagcagtcacatacaagaaTATCAGCAGAGCAGGGATCTCGAATGAATGTGGATTTGGTTTCAATGACAAATCTTGGTCGTTATATTGTGGAGAAGACGAGTATTATTTTTGGCACAACAACATCAGAACTCCAGTGTCAGGTCCTCGGTCCTCCAGAGTAGGAGTGTACCTGGATCACAGAGCAGGtattctgtccttctacagcGTCTCTAAAACcatgactctcctccacagagtccagaccacattcactcagcctctctATGCTGGACTCTGGAttagtggttttatttttgctggAAGCAGTGCTGAGATTTGTAAACTCAAATAG
- the LOC113134600 gene encoding zinc finger protein OZF-like: protein MSSVQCLREFVNERLTAAAEEIFGVFEKTIVEYEQEIDRQRRLLDIVWKPEIKLHRTELPQQHVCKEEEVLPDQQLWNQERNSSLDQEDPEPPQIEEEQDQLCSSQGGEQLVVKQETDTFMWTPTNEDSDQSEAEPHSDQQLLSHSSPAAESQDQTGSQPVESGSARNAETKPKKRRRQNTSHSNNDVDKSLMSGDAHTGKRTFLCDTCGKAFWSNYDLNIHKRTHKDEKQYVCNACGKKFSYRSTLNIHLRTHTDEKPYSCSCCEKSFSQIASLKAHLRTHTGEKPYCCNNCGRSFSQMSALKAHLRTHTGEKPYSCSFCGKSFSQIASLNVHLRIHTGEKPYYCNICGKRFRQLSGMKGHLKIHTS, encoded by the exons ATGtcttcagttcagtgtttgagAGAGTTTGTCAACGAGCgactaactgctgctgctgaagaaatATTCGGAGTCTTTGAAAAAACTATCGTCGAGTACGAGCAAGAGATCGATCGTCAGCGCAGACTGCTGGATATCGTTTGGAAACCCGAGATAAAGCTGCACAGGACAG AGCTCCCACAGCAACATGTCtgtaaggaggaggaggttctCCCTGACCAGCAGCTCTGGAACCAGGAGAGGAACTCCAGTCTGGACCAAGAGGATCCAGAGCCTCCACAGATTGAAGAGGAACAGGATCAACTGTGCAGCAGTCAGGGGGGAGAGCAGCTTGTAGTGAAGCAGGAGACAGATACCTTTATGTGGACTCCTACTAATGAGGACAGTGACCAGAGTGAAGCAGAACCACACAGTGAccagcagctcctctctcacAGCTCTCCTGCAGCTGAGAGCCAAGaccagacaggaagtcagcCTGTGGAGTCGGGATCAGCtagaaatgcagagacaaaGCCAAAGAAGAGACGTCGCCAAAACACAAGTCACAGCAACAACGATGTGGACAAATCTCTCATGTCAGGTGATGCTCACACAGGGAAAAGGACTTTTTTATGTGACACTTGTGGAAAAGCTTTTTGGTCCAATTATGACTTAAATATACACAAGAGAACCCACAAAGACGAGAAACAATATGTTTGCAACGCCTGTGGGAAGAAATTCAGTTATCGATCAACGCTGAATATTCATTTAAGAACCCACACAGATGAGAAACCATATTCTTGCAGCTGCTGTGAGAAAAGCTTCAGTCAGATAGCATCGCTCAAAGCTCATTTAAGAACCCACACAGGCGAAAAACCATACTGTTGTAACAACTGTGGAAGAAGTTTCAGTCAGATGTCAGCGTTGAAAGCCCATTTAAGAacccacacaggtgagaagccaTATTCTTGCAGCTTCTGTGGGAAAAGCTTCAGTCAGATAGCATCGCTCAATGTTCATTTAAGAATCCACACGGGTGAAAAACCATATTATTGCAACATATGTGGGAAAAGATTCAGGCAACTATCGGGAATGAAGggtcatttaaaaatacatacatctTAG